The Pelobates fuscus isolate aPelFus1 chromosome 2, aPelFus1.pri, whole genome shotgun sequence genome has a segment encoding these proteins:
- the FAM110C gene encoding protein FAM110C, translating into MPTDIMNAVRMQPISQLQHHSPVVPIRLLTRGPEYLRRQMETGTPRATLSAVERLAADKAKYVKSPQVVSGGSSNGSQRNTRGSSASESSSDGSSQGSSSKKSHQEHLDQQISQKIATPNQAGPPVRRGSSKRQMRPDSLVIYRQKSRGDSLVEQTRASLVRRLFQGNVKEKTTIVPQTLEEGKVDGEEKPLGRVCQDLRSRSGLHRSQSDISSRYSRSFSEFDTFFKYCGLDPEVVEELGKDRFTAAQEELQDAPGSQHRIRSVSVATSESGFSRRSGDDSTGGLQEDEPLSGQLPAGGNSNTSVIERNARIIKWLYSCKRAKETRGGSPDLP; encoded by the coding sequence ATGCCAACAGATATCATGAATGCAGTGAGGATGCAGCCTATTTCTCAGCTGCAGCACCACAGCCCTGTGGTGCCCATCAGGCTGCTGACCAGGGGCCCAGAATATCTACGGCGACAGATGGAGACTGGGACACCACGAGCTACGCTGAGTGCAGTGGAAAGGCTGGCAGCAGATAAGGCCAAGTACGTGAAGAGCCCACAGGTGGTATCTGGGGGTAGTAGCAATGGCAGCCAACGTAATACCCGGGGCAGCTCAGCTTCAGAAAGCAGCAGCGACGGCAGCTCACAAGGCAGCAGCAGCAAAAAGAGTCACCAGGAGCATTTGGACCAACAGATATCCCAAAAAATAGCCACTCCTAATCAAGCAGGTCCCCCCGTACGACGTGGGAGCAGCAAGAGACAGATGCGGCCCGACTCCTTGGTCATATATCGCCAGAAAAGTCGAGGGGACAGCCTGGTCGAACAAACTCGGGCTAGCCTTGTGCGAAGGCTTTTTCAGGGAAATGTGAAAGAAAAAACCACAATAGTGCCTCAAACCCTTGAAGAGGGCAAAGTTGATGGAGAGGAGAAACCTCTCGGCAGGGTATGTCAAGACCTCCGCTCCAGAAGTGGCCTTCACCGCTCACAATCGGACATCAGTTCCCGCTATTCGCGGTCTTTCTCTGAATTTGACACTTTTTTCAAGTACTGTGGTCTAGATCCTGAAGTGGTGGAAGAACTGGGCAAGGACAGGTTTACTGCAGCCCAGGAGGAGTTACAAGACGCTCCAGGGTCACAGCACCGAATTCGCAGTGTTAGCGTGGCCACCTCGGAGAGCGGCTTTAGCCGGAGGAGTGGAGATGACAGCACTGGTGGACTTCAAGAGGATGAGCCTCTAAGTGGGCAGCTCCCTGCAGGAGGCAACAGTAACACTTCAGTAATTGAACGTAACGCCCGAATCATCAAGTGGCTCTATAGCTGCAAGAGGGCAAAGGAGACAAGGGGGGGATCTCCTGACCTGCCATGA